A single Macaca mulatta isolate MMU2019108-1 chromosome 11, T2T-MMU8v2.0, whole genome shotgun sequence DNA region contains:
- the C11H12orf71 gene encoding uncharacterized protein C12orf71 homolog, which yields MAYSSSNSDIEDYNSKSNSNLSLSVGYFPCEDTPCEDTTSCEDATSKDPSIHFLPPIQGAWGTERIRRCMKRQDQIQDEPEQFCKLSIFLAWDVDVSSNNTDSIANRLLNGDNQWIDELPKERTKLSVSKLNNLVQEFQTFLENLKDDEDDDAVFPEMTQKDFQLSGGSPPEMVQMISQATASQRTSAPEISSILSEQPEKDDTPSHTQAQCCLNFGWAFSWLSQRILSPLLRRDHPVKATKSPHRPAPRKGLFHRGKRIQPQETLELGHPIQTDF from the exons ATGGCATATTCATCCTCTAACAGCGACATAGAGGACTACAACTCCAAATCCAATTCCAACCTGAGCCTCTCTGTGGGCTATTTCCCCTGTGAGGACACCCCCTGTGAGGACACAACCTCCTGTGAAGACGCAACTTCCAAGGATCCTTCCATCCACTTTCTCCCTCCCATCCAAGGGGCATGGGGGACTGAAAGGATAAGGAGATGCATGAAGAGACAAGACCAAATTCAGGATGAACCAGAGCAGTTTTGCAAACTAAGCATCTTCCTGGCCTGGGACGTGGACGTCAGCTCCAACAACACAGACTCAATAGCTAATAGGCTTCTAAATGGAGACAACCAGTGGATAGATGAGTTACCAAAAGAGAGAACAAAACTGTCTGTCAGCAAACTGAATAATCTTGTGCAAGAGTTTCAGACATTTCTAGAAAATCTgaaagatgatgaagatgatgacgCTGTATTTCCTGAAATGACTCAGAAAGATTTCCAGCTGTCCGGCGGCTCCCCTCCGGAAATGGTTCAG ATGATAAGCCAGGCAACTGCCAGCCAAAGGACAAGTGCTCCAGAGATCTCCTCAATCCTGTCAGAGCAGCCGGAGAAGGATGACACTCCTTCCCACACACAGGCCCAGTGCTGCCTGAACTTTGGGTGGGCCTTCAGCTGGCTGAGTCAGCGTATCCTCTCCCCTCTGCTGAGGAGAGATCACCCTGTGAAGGCCACCAAGAGTCCCCATCGGCCAGCACCAAGGAAAGGACTCTTTCACAGAGGCAAGAGAATTCAACCTCAAGAAACTCTTGAATTAGGACATCCCATACAGacagatttttaa